A single window of Herpetosiphon gulosus DNA harbors:
- a CDS encoding aminopeptidase, producing MADPRVLKMAHTLVNYSMKIKEGELVVLQSEPAAAPLVQAMYREILLAGGHPVAHTVMPGLSRILLNHGNDKQLQWISPYDRLGIETADVRIRIDAQSNTRELSQVDPERQSVFQKSRRELMGTLMSRTHAGNFRWCVTLFPTEGLAQDANMSLPDFEDFVYGVCFLNEADPIAKWQELHDMQAHLINFLQNKREVHILGEGTDIRLGIAGRSFVNCAGDANFPDGEFFTGPEETNVNGVVRFSFPAIYNGREVEDVQLTFEDGKVVKATAKSGQDFLEQMLNVDAGARILGEFAFGTNPNIKNYTRNILFDEKMGGTIHMAVGASYPETGGLNQSAIHWDMVCDLRQNSEVYVDGQLFQKNGTFVV from the coding sequence ATGGCCGATCCACGGGTTCTCAAAATGGCTCATACCTTGGTCAATTATTCGATGAAAATCAAAGAGGGCGAATTGGTGGTGTTGCAGAGTGAGCCTGCTGCTGCGCCCTTAGTTCAAGCAATGTATCGCGAAATTTTGCTGGCTGGCGGGCATCCAGTTGCCCACACGGTTATGCCTGGGCTTTCGCGAATTTTGCTCAATCATGGTAACGATAAACAATTGCAATGGATCTCGCCCTACGATCGTTTGGGAATTGAAACCGCCGATGTGCGGATTCGAATCGATGCCCAAAGCAACACCCGCGAACTCTCGCAGGTGGACCCCGAGCGCCAATCGGTGTTTCAAAAATCGCGGCGCGAATTGATGGGCACATTGATGTCGCGCACTCATGCTGGCAATTTTCGTTGGTGTGTTACACTGTTTCCAACCGAAGGCTTGGCCCAAGATGCCAACATGAGCTTGCCCGATTTTGAAGATTTTGTCTATGGTGTATGCTTCTTGAACGAGGCTGACCCAATCGCCAAATGGCAAGAACTTCACGATATGCAAGCCCATTTGATCAATTTCTTGCAAAATAAGCGCGAAGTGCATATCCTAGGTGAGGGCACCGATATTCGGCTGGGGATCGCTGGACGCAGCTTTGTCAATTGTGCTGGCGATGCCAACTTCCCTGATGGCGAGTTCTTTACTGGCCCCGAAGAAACCAATGTCAATGGCGTTGTACGCTTTTCGTTCCCAGCGATCTATAATGGACGCGAAGTCGAAGATGTGCAATTAACCTTCGAAGATGGTAAAGTAGTCAAGGCAACAGCCAAGAGCGGCCAAGATTTCCTTGAGCAAATGTTGAATGTTGATGCTGGCGCACGGATTTTGGGCGAATTTGCCTTTGGCACCAACCCCAACATCAAAAATTACACCCGTAACATCTTATTCGATGAGAAAATGGGTGGTACAATCCATATGGCAGTCGGCGCTTCCTACCCTGAAACTGGCGGCTTAAACCAATCGGCAATCCACTGGGACATGGTTTGCGATTTACGCCAAAATAGCGAAGTCTATGTCGATGGTCAATTGTTCCAAAAAAATGGCACATTCGTGGTCTAA
- the pepF gene encoding oligoendopeptidase F, which translates to MTMVEEQVPTREEVSAEDTWDISSLYADQAAWEADVERISNALLPALTSLQGTLANGPEALLAVFQAQEALGMVLEQIYVYASLRADEDTANQHYQALEERAAALSIKVSAATSWIEPELLALSDEQILGYISSLPALEHYRRALEEQIRLRQHTRSGEVEELLAQSGEISRGAQTTFNMFSDADLKFPPIEDEQGKPLEVTMGRYAVLLENPNQRIRRDTFMSIHRTYRQFRNMLAANYATNVRSNIFYAKARGYDSALDASLKPKEIPMSVYDNLISTVHEHLPKLHRYGAVRKRILGVNSLHAYDWFVPLNGAAPTKIDFEQGASLILSALEPLGAEYSSSLGHGLESRWVDRYENKNKRSGAYSWGCYTSQPFILMNYKNNLNSLFTLAHELGHSMHSLMTRKYQPYTYGHYTLFVAEVASTLNEALLAEYMLKTSDDPALRLQLVTQQIDDIRGTLLRQTLFAEFERETHRMVEHGEALTADNLSALYRRLIEQYYGPELVIDEELDIEWARIPHFYRSFYVYQYSTGISAALALADKILTEGAGAAENYVNFLRGGNSKSSIDLLKGAGVDMTTPDPIHRAMNRFGDLVTKLDELTA; encoded by the coding sequence ATGACCATGGTTGAAGAACAGGTTCCAACCCGCGAGGAAGTAAGCGCCGAAGACACTTGGGATATTAGTAGTCTCTATGCAGACCAAGCGGCTTGGGAGGCTGATGTTGAACGAATTAGCAACGCTTTGCTGCCAGCCTTGACCAGCCTGCAAGGCACGCTCGCCAATGGTCCTGAGGCGTTGTTGGCAGTCTTTCAAGCCCAAGAAGCCCTTGGCATGGTGCTCGAACAAATTTATGTCTATGCCAGCCTACGGGCCGACGAAGATACCGCCAACCAACATTACCAAGCGCTCGAAGAACGCGCCGCTGCCCTCTCAATTAAAGTTAGTGCCGCTACCTCATGGATCGAACCCGAGCTTTTAGCTCTTTCTGATGAGCAAATTCTGGGCTACATTAGCAGTTTGCCCGCCCTCGAACACTATCGCCGCGCCTTAGAAGAGCAAATTCGCTTGCGCCAGCACACCCGTTCAGGCGAAGTTGAAGAGTTATTAGCCCAAAGTGGCGAGATTAGTCGTGGCGCTCAAACCACCTTCAACATGTTTAGCGATGCCGACCTCAAATTTCCGCCGATTGAAGATGAGCAGGGCAAGCCGCTCGAAGTAACCATGGGCCGCTATGCAGTTTTGCTGGAAAATCCCAACCAACGTATCCGCCGCGACACTTTTATGAGCATCCACCGTACCTATCGCCAATTTCGCAATATGTTGGCGGCTAATTATGCTACCAATGTGCGCAGCAATATTTTCTATGCCAAAGCTCGTGGCTACGATTCAGCCTTGGATGCTAGCCTAAAACCCAAAGAAATTCCCATGAGCGTCTACGACAATTTGATCAGCACGGTGCACGAGCACTTGCCCAAATTGCATCGCTATGGCGCAGTTCGCAAGCGCATTTTAGGAGTTAATAGCTTGCACGCCTACGATTGGTTTGTGCCATTAAACGGCGCAGCCCCAACCAAAATCGACTTTGAACAAGGTGCTTCGTTGATTTTGAGCGCCTTGGAGCCACTTGGAGCTGAATATAGCTCAAGCCTCGGCCATGGGTTAGAATCGCGCTGGGTTGATCGTTACGAAAATAAAAATAAACGTTCGGGAGCCTATTCATGGGGTTGTTACACCTCGCAACCCTTTATTTTGATGAACTACAAAAATAACTTGAATAGCCTCTTTACCCTGGCTCACGAGCTTGGTCACTCGATGCACTCGTTGATGACCCGCAAATATCAACCCTACACCTATGGCCATTACACCTTGTTTGTGGCCGAAGTTGCTTCAACCTTAAACGAAGCCTTGCTGGCCGAATATATGCTCAAAACCAGCGATGACCCAGCTTTGCGTTTGCAATTAGTTACCCAGCAAATTGATGATATTCGCGGCACATTATTGCGTCAAACCTTGTTTGCCGAGTTCGAGCGCGAAACCCATCGCATGGTCGAGCATGGCGAAGCGCTGACCGCCGATAATCTGAGCGCCTTGTATCGCCGTTTGATCGAGCAATACTATGGCCCTGAATTGGTTATCGACGAAGAATTAGATATTGAATGGGCTAGAATTCCCCACTTCTATCGCTCATTCTATGTCTATCAATATTCCACAGGCATCTCAGCAGCCTTGGCCTTGGCCGACAAGATTTTGACCGAAGGCGCTGGCGCTGCTGAAAATTACGTCAACTTCTTGCGGGGTGGTAATTCCAAATCATCAATCGATCTGCTCAAAGGGGCTGGGGTTGATATGACCACCCCCGACCCAATTCATCGGGCCATGAATCGCTTCGGCGATTTGGTGACCAAACTCGATGAATTAACCGCCTAA
- a CDS encoding ABC transporter ATP-binding protein, with the protein MIIAEELRKQFGDFHAVKGVSLEVKPGEVLALLGPNGAGKTTSIRMLAAILKPTSGRAIVGGFNVETHAREVRHAVGLLTEFPGLYHRMKSLDYLLFFGRLQGMNDRDCGNRAVQLLQQFGLWEAREKRIDGYSKGMKQKLALIRAMIHDPNILYLDEPTTAMDPHSARTVRDAIAGLRSAQRSIILCTHNLNEAEELADRIAVVHDGGIAVQGTIAELSQQLMGDPIWELRLAQPQPELAKRLANLLTIEDVGADWLRYRTTEPHQLNPVLIQRISGWGWPLVSINEVQRSLEDVYLTIVGQTHRERVSATLEQPNAAAVAEVAL; encoded by the coding sequence ATGATCATTGCTGAAGAGTTACGTAAGCAATTTGGAGATTTTCACGCTGTAAAGGGCGTATCGCTTGAAGTTAAGCCTGGCGAAGTCTTGGCATTACTTGGCCCAAATGGTGCTGGCAAAACTACCAGCATCCGCATGCTAGCGGCGATTCTCAAGCCAACCAGTGGGCGGGCAATCGTTGGCGGCTTTAATGTTGAAACCCATGCCCGTGAAGTGCGCCATGCGGTTGGCTTGCTGACTGAATTTCCTGGCCTCTACCATCGCATGAAATCGCTCGATTATTTGCTGTTTTTTGGGCGTTTGCAAGGCATGAATGATCGTGATTGTGGCAATCGGGCAGTGCAATTACTGCAACAATTTGGCCTATGGGAAGCCCGCGAAAAACGCATCGACGGCTATTCCAAAGGCATGAAACAGAAATTAGCCTTGATTCGGGCGATGATTCATGACCCTAATATTTTGTATCTCGATGAGCCAACCACTGCTATGGACCCGCACTCAGCCCGAACCGTGCGCGATGCGATTGCAGGCTTGCGCTCGGCTCAGCGCTCGATCATTTTGTGTACCCATAATTTGAACGAGGCCGAGGAGTTGGCCGACCGCATTGCGGTGGTGCACGATGGTGGAATTGCGGTGCAAGGCACGATTGCTGAGCTGAGCCAACAATTGATGGGTGACCCAATTTGGGAGCTGCGCCTCGCCCAACCCCAACCAGAGCTGGCCAAACGCCTGGCCAATTTGCTAACAATTGAAGATGTTGGTGCTGATTGGTTGCGCTATCGCACGACTGAGCCACATCAGCTTAATCCCGTGTTGATTCAACGGATTAGCGGCTGGGGCTGGCCATTAGTCTCAATCAACGAAGTACAGCGCTCGTTAGAAGATGTCTATCTGACGATTGTTGGTCAAACCCATCGCGAACGGGTCAGTGCTACGCTTGAGCAGCCCAATGCGGCGGCAGTTGCCGAGGTCGCCTTATGA
- a CDS encoding ABC transporter permease subunit: MSNQALTITRRDLRDTLSDWRTLIPLCILSVLLPLILRSGVAQAVSFLDDEFISRSLVPLGLLIAGFLPASLSLIGPLESFVGERERSTLESLLAMPMSDRGLYLAKFFAALLPPVGSSAVAMVIYSLAIELGRPVRMAALPNRVFLSDYLTNAWILGITAILLIKVFTMVAAAVYVSSHTTSIRAANLLASFILIPMAILVQIEALIIINGMFLPIVLINGLLLVVGLTMVGWGMYSFNREELLSREHETISKRSSTQRLSQSTKIYGPVMTILQREATDTLSDWRILIPIGLLTFLVPIGALFGSIYAFSNVDTPDGVVNLMPFIVLLVGFLPASFSLIVALEVFVGERERGSLESLFSMPISDDQLYRGKLLAAIVPPIGASLIAMLLFGVGLSLFAPAALLERINLSIFSQMVLLSIAQALAMVSAAVVISSHTNTVRLANLLASFILVPVAIMVQLEAVLIIGERFDVLNAIMAVMLILTIVLTRTGIGSFKRESILSREHLALNVSQINRAFNAFFSEIRPAGSNPDNHLGVFYVETARGPERNARAWLKRFYRQELAVVWRETRLALVVVLLCCVAAIIFGSQFTPVSDREQSLANLMSRLDTNQATLWSPSFGVTVVRNSFSLFFAGLFSAISLGFFGLTTPVINLMSISFRASTLAASGGLATGLNYLLAYELPHGLLEIPLSIMAAALALRLGASLAFVPPTYSAGRHLLWAWAMYLKVFCLVIVPGLVLAGLIEVLVTPAVYQMVYGFLQI; the protein is encoded by the coding sequence ATGAGCAACCAAGCTTTGACGATTACGCGGCGCGATTTACGCGATACGCTCAGCGATTGGCGCACCTTGATTCCGCTATGTATTCTTTCGGTGCTATTACCGCTCATTTTGCGGTCGGGCGTGGCCCAAGCAGTTAGTTTTCTTGACGATGAATTTATCAGTCGCAGCTTAGTGCCGCTTGGTTTGTTGATTGCTGGCTTCTTGCCTGCCTCGCTTTCCTTGATTGGCCCCTTAGAATCGTTTGTCGGCGAGCGCGAACGCTCAACCCTTGAATCGTTGTTGGCGATGCCGATGAGCGATCGTGGCTTATATCTGGCCAAGTTTTTTGCCGCACTCTTGCCACCGGTTGGTTCATCAGCGGTGGCGATGGTCATTTATAGCTTGGCGATTGAACTAGGGCGGCCTGTGCGCATGGCCGCGCTGCCAAATCGAGTTTTTCTGAGCGACTATTTGACCAATGCGTGGATTCTTGGGATTACGGCGATTTTGCTGATTAAAGTCTTCACCATGGTTGCGGCAGCGGTCTATGTTTCTTCGCATACCACCAGCATTCGGGCTGCCAACTTGCTGGCGAGCTTCATCCTCATTCCGATGGCAATTTTGGTGCAGATTGAAGCGCTGATCATCATTAATGGCATGTTTTTGCCGATTGTGCTGATTAATGGCTTGCTGTTGGTGGTTGGCCTGACCATGGTTGGTTGGGGCATGTATAGCTTTAATCGTGAAGAATTGCTCTCGCGTGAGCACGAAACGATCAGCAAACGAAGCTCAACCCAACGCCTGAGCCAATCGACCAAAATCTATGGCCCAGTTATGACAATTCTGCAACGCGAAGCAACCGATACCCTGAGCGACTGGCGGATTTTGATTCCGATTGGGTTGCTGACCTTTTTGGTGCCGATTGGCGCCTTGTTTGGCTCGATCTATGCTTTTTCAAATGTTGATACGCCCGATGGGGTGGTCAATCTGATGCCCTTCATTGTGTTGTTGGTTGGCTTTTTGCCAGCCTCGTTTTCGCTGATTGTGGCACTTGAGGTTTTTGTTGGCGAGCGCGAACGTGGCTCGTTGGAATCACTTTTTTCGATGCCAATCAGCGATGATCAGTTGTATCGTGGTAAGTTGTTAGCGGCGATTGTGCCGCCAATTGGTGCAAGCCTGATTGCCATGCTGCTGTTTGGGGTTGGCCTGAGTTTATTTGCCCCAGCCGCCTTGCTTGAGCGGATCAACCTGAGCATCTTTAGCCAAATGGTGCTGCTGAGCATTGCCCAAGCCTTGGCGATGGTCTCGGCGGCAGTGGTGATTTCGTCGCATACTAATACCGTGCGTTTGGCCAACTTATTAGCCAGTTTTATTTTGGTGCCAGTCGCAATTATGGTACAGCTTGAGGCTGTGCTGATCATCGGCGAACGCTTCGACGTGCTGAATGCGATTATGGCGGTGATGTTAATTTTGACGATTGTGCTAACTCGTACTGGGATTGGCAGTTTTAAGCGCGAATCAATTCTCTCACGTGAGCATTTGGCGCTAAACGTTAGTCAAATCAATCGGGCCTTCAATGCCTTTTTCAGCGAAATTCGCCCAGCAGGTAGCAACCCCGATAACCACTTAGGCGTGTTTTATGTTGAAACTGCACGTGGACCAGAACGCAATGCTCGGGCATGGCTCAAACGCTTCTATCGCCAGGAATTAGCGGTAGTTTGGCGCGAAACCCGACTAGCTTTGGTGGTGGTGCTGCTTTGTTGCGTAGCAGCAATCATTTTTGGCAGCCAATTTACGCCAGTCAGTGATCGCGAACAATCATTAGCGAATCTTATGAGCCGTTTAGACACCAATCAAGCTACGCTGTGGAGTCCCTCGTTTGGCGTGACGGTTGTGCGAAATAGCTTTTCGCTCTTCTTTGCTGGGCTATTTTCAGCGATTAGCCTCGGCTTTTTTGGCCTAACGACTCCAGTGATCAATTTGATGAGCATTAGTTTTCGGGCCAGCACGTTAGCGGCAAGTGGCGGGCTAGCCACAGGTTTAAATTATCTATTAGCCTATGAGTTGCCGCATGGCCTATTGGAAATTCCCTTAAGCATTATGGCAGCGGCGTTAGCGTTACGCTTGGGCGCTTCCTTGGCCTTTGTGCCACCAACCTATAGTGCTGGGCGGCATTTACTCTGGGCTTGGGCGATGTATCTCAAAGTATTTTGCTTAGTGATTGTGCCTGGGCTAGTGCTGGCGGGCTTGATTGAAGTGTTGGTAACCCCAGCTGTCTATCAGATGGTCTATGGGTTTCTACAGATTTAG
- a CDS encoding CHAT domain-containing protein translates to MVAPSALALILPAGMPLATALMIVNQRQIDWVVITPTPNPKEGDAATLIAVAELKQSNVSVVGALAGLTVTITRIFPDRTVHWQGEAITTKHNDDRRGDNEGIEPEPTTPRVVNAALYYADDPPDLVAPTTTLAVASRYHLRINIGERRSDSRLTDAQALPTPDISEDLPLFISVASRGEYVVFDAPMQRLSLPPAGDSASLQFSLTAKQAIDDIPIWINVYYNWTLLQTLELHFKITPVEADLAAPLLARVSYSRTAGFADLAAIRPKKITCKLTGDGEFYRMNVAWPDEGTSTRREQRGLNLVLPINAASLSNEIVQARNTLYDITWQPSYRQGSRGKLAERRESLYQLAVVGNRLYAALFAPSGASAEQAESLAALRSWLETISADQTLPALQIIHEGMPSGVPWGLLYPEPVNDPNSVDLNKFWGCRYRLEIMTPQLAQNAQQAPTAQAQLQISGGTYNFRVPIADTVVDVTQQHREALQTWSTTRGNVALDLREAGDKNSLGGLFGKSDIVYMYCHGHTAKTPDDTSDWLAKFRDQMARLDDSVRSKYSDLLSLSQKEYQPSDPNISDSWLKWNQSLLPLRLLSQWGLKLERKPLVILNMCESAQVLPTLSSGFIPFFSQLGARGILGTECPMLAPFAAAFGQKLIERLGQGEAIGDILPALRRHFIEEERNPLGLAYTYYGDADAHV, encoded by the coding sequence ATGGTGGCTCCTTCTGCGCTTGCGTTAATTTTGCCTGCGGGTATGCCATTGGCAACCGCTTTGATGATTGTCAATCAACGCCAGATCGATTGGGTGGTGATCACGCCAACTCCCAACCCCAAAGAGGGCGATGCAGCAACGCTGATTGCTGTAGCTGAGCTGAAACAAAGCAATGTTTCGGTGGTTGGCGCATTGGCTGGCCTAACCGTCACGATCACGCGGATCTTTCCGGATCGCACGGTGCATTGGCAAGGCGAAGCAATCACAACCAAACATAATGATGATCGGCGTGGCGATAATGAGGGCATTGAGCCAGAGCCAACTACGCCACGGGTGGTTAATGCAGCACTGTATTATGCCGATGATCCCCCTGATTTAGTTGCCCCAACCACGACCTTAGCAGTCGCAAGTCGTTACCATTTGCGGATTAATATCGGTGAACGGCGGAGTGATTCACGTTTAACTGATGCCCAAGCCTTGCCAACTCCCGATATAAGCGAAGATTTGCCCTTATTTATCAGCGTTGCCAGTCGCGGCGAATATGTGGTGTTTGATGCGCCGATGCAGCGCCTGAGTTTGCCGCCTGCTGGCGATAGCGCCAGCTTGCAATTTAGCCTAACTGCCAAACAGGCAATTGATGATATTCCTATTTGGATCAATGTTTATTACAACTGGACTTTGCTGCAAACCCTTGAATTGCATTTCAAAATTACGCCTGTTGAAGCCGATTTGGCTGCACCGTTGTTGGCGCGGGTCAGCTATTCGCGCACGGCTGGCTTTGCTGATTTAGCGGCAATTCGCCCCAAAAAAATTACTTGTAAATTAACTGGCGATGGCGAATTTTATCGCATGAACGTGGCATGGCCCGATGAAGGCACAAGCACGCGCCGCGAACAACGCGGCTTGAATTTGGTGCTGCCAATCAATGCGGCGAGTCTGAGCAATGAAATTGTGCAAGCACGAAATACGCTCTACGATATTACTTGGCAACCATCGTATCGCCAAGGCAGCCGTGGCAAATTGGCCGAGCGCCGTGAAAGTTTGTATCAACTGGCGGTTGTGGGCAATCGCTTGTATGCGGCTTTATTTGCGCCCAGCGGAGCCAGCGCCGAGCAAGCTGAATCGTTGGCGGCGCTCCGAAGCTGGCTGGAAACAATTAGCGCCGATCAGACCTTGCCAGCCTTGCAAATTATTCACGAAGGCATGCCTAGCGGCGTGCCATGGGGTTTGCTCTATCCTGAGCCAGTCAACGATCCTAACAGCGTTGATTTGAATAAGTTTTGGGGTTGTCGTTATCGTTTGGAAATTATGACCCCGCAACTGGCCCAAAATGCTCAGCAAGCGCCAACCGCCCAAGCCCAATTGCAAATTAGCGGCGGAACCTACAACTTCCGTGTGCCAATCGCCGATACGGTTGTTGATGTGACCCAGCAACATCGTGAAGCGCTGCAAACGTGGAGTACAACGCGGGGCAATGTGGCGCTCGATTTACGCGAAGCAGGCGATAAAAATAGCCTTGGCGGCTTATTCGGCAAAAGCGATATTGTTTATATGTATTGCCATGGACACACCGCCAAAACTCCCGACGATACCTCGGATTGGTTGGCCAAGTTTCGCGATCAAATGGCGCGGTTGGATGACAGCGTGCGCAGCAAATACAGTGATTTGCTGAGTTTGAGCCAGAAAGAATATCAGCCAAGCGACCCAAATATTAGCGATAGCTGGCTGAAATGGAATCAAAGCCTGTTGCCGTTGCGCTTGCTGAGCCAATGGGGATTAAAACTCGAACGCAAACCGTTGGTGATTTTGAATATGTGTGAATCGGCCCAAGTGCTGCCAACCTTGAGCAGCGGCTTTATTCCATTTTTCAGCCAATTGGGGGCGCGTGGTATTTTGGGTACTGAATGCCCGATGCTGGCACCATTTGCTGCCGCCTTTGGCCAAAAACTGATCGAACGTTTGGGGCAGGGCGAGGCGATTGGCGATATTTTGCCAGCGCTCCGCCGCCATTTTATCGAAGAAGAGCGCAATCCCTTGGGCTTGGCCTACACCTACTATGGCGATGCCGATGCCCATGTTTAG
- a CDS encoding replication-associated recombination protein A codes for MDLFSYQASQSNDAPLAARMRPRTLAEYEGQTKIVGEGRLLRRLIERDQLISLILWGPPGTGKTTLARIIAGASSAHFEPLSAVSAGVAELRKVVKEAGERRGMYGKRTVLFIDEIHRWNKAQQDAVLPAVEDGTVTLIGATTENPSFEINRALLSRCRVIVLEALEDAAIDAIIERALNDNERGLGQQQVQLSPEARDMLIHLASGDARAALTALEAAALTQVPEPNGQRLIDLEAIVEAYQRRNVAYDKTGELHYDAISALHKSVRDSDPDGGLYWLARMLEGGEDPLYVARRVIRMAVEDIGLADPLALGICVAAQQAVHFMGAGEGALALAQAVVYLAQAPKSNAVYRAYGAVLHDVEATRNEPVPLHLRNAVTGLMKGLGYGSGYQYAHDFKDAQVEQEHLPPNLAGHRYYYPTDHGYEARVQQRLAWRYPEDQAAMSEASTSATTPQSPPPKG; via the coding sequence ATGGATTTATTTAGCTATCAAGCTAGCCAAAGCAATGATGCCCCCTTGGCGGCTCGCATGCGCCCGCGAACTCTCGCCGAATACGAGGGCCAAACCAAGATTGTGGGTGAAGGGCGCTTGTTGCGTCGCCTAATCGAGCGCGATCAATTGATTTCGCTGATTTTATGGGGACCACCTGGCACTGGCAAAACGACCCTCGCGCGAATTATCGCTGGAGCATCGTCTGCACATTTCGAGCCACTATCGGCGGTCAGCGCTGGCGTGGCCGAATTACGCAAAGTCGTTAAAGAGGCTGGAGAACGCCGTGGAATGTACGGCAAGCGCACGGTGTTGTTTATCGATGAAATTCATCGTTGGAATAAAGCGCAACAGGATGCCGTGCTACCAGCCGTTGAGGATGGCACGGTCACCTTGATTGGGGCAACCACCGAAAATCCTTCATTTGAGATCAATCGGGCCTTGCTTTCACGCTGTCGGGTGATTGTGCTCGAAGCTTTGGAAGATGCCGCGATCGATGCGATTATCGAACGTGCATTAAACGACAACGAACGTGGTTTGGGCCAACAGCAGGTTCAACTTAGCCCCGAAGCCCGCGATATGTTGATTCATCTGGCGAGTGGTGATGCCCGCGCCGCCTTGACCGCGCTCGAAGCCGCCGCATTAACCCAAGTTCCTGAGCCAAACGGCCAGCGCCTGATCGATCTTGAGGCGATTGTTGAGGCCTATCAACGCCGCAACGTAGCCTACGACAAAACCGGCGAATTGCATTACGACGCGATTTCGGCCTTGCATAAATCAGTACGCGATAGCGACCCTGATGGCGGCTTATATTGGCTAGCGCGGATGCTTGAGGGCGGCGAAGACCCGCTGTATGTGGCCCGCCGCGTAATTCGCATGGCGGTTGAGGATATTGGCTTAGCCGACCCACTGGCCTTGGGAATTTGTGTGGCGGCCCAGCAAGCTGTGCATTTTATGGGTGCTGGTGAAGGGGCATTGGCGTTGGCCCAAGCCGTGGTTTATCTGGCCCAAGCACCTAAAAGTAACGCCGTTTATCGAGCTTATGGCGCAGTGCTACACGATGTTGAGGCTACCCGCAACGAACCAGTGCCGCTGCATCTGCGCAACGCGGTCACTGGCTTGATGAAGGGTTTAGGCTATGGATCGGGCTACCAATATGCCCACGATTTCAAAGATGCCCAGGTTGAACAGGAGCATCTACCGCCGAATTTAGCGGGGCATCGCTATTACTACCCGACAGATCATGGCTATGAGGCGCGGGTTCAGCAACGCTTGGCATGGCGTTACCCTGAGGATCAAGCTGCAATGTCGGAAGCTTCCACATCAGCCACGACACCCCAATCCCCACCGCCAAAAGGATGA
- a CDS encoding PQQ-dependent sugar dehydrogenase has product MRKALLLISLLGLLAACGEQQVDAPIAPTTVPLNQAAGSSTTPVATATTSIVPSPEPTTSAGKPAPNAPTAVVEPTDTVTLPDGFGISVFQSKLAGPRMLAIGPDGAIYTAERGEDRIVRLPDRNADGLADGVEVIADGFDSPSSMIFDQAGNLYVAETTKVIKLTEPDAEGKYTQRQTIIDGLPAGGHSTRTLLFSPDESKLYVAVGSSCNVCNEEDERRATVMEYDPDGSNGRIYAKGLRNAVGITWRPGTNELWATNNGRDMLGDDQPPETVNVATSAGLDFGWPRCHSGRIADPEFGKAANACQGVTPPAVEMQAHSAPLGLAFGNGSNFPEPYQSGLFVAFHGSWNRSSPTGYKVVFIPVTDGKAGNAQDFATGWLTDAGAVWGRPVDVIVGRDGSLYISDDAGGAIYRVFAK; this is encoded by the coding sequence ATGCGCAAAGCTCTGCTTTTGATAAGTTTGCTTGGTTTGTTGGCCGCCTGTGGCGAGCAACAAGTCGATGCGCCGATTGCACCAACCACCGTGCCGCTCAACCAAGCCGCTGGCAGTTCCACCACACCAGTTGCCACCGCAACAACCAGTATTGTACCAAGCCCTGAGCCAACAACAAGTGCTGGCAAACCTGCGCCTAATGCGCCAACCGCTGTGGTCGAGCCAACCGATACGGTTACTTTGCCCGATGGCTTTGGCATTAGTGTGTTTCAGAGTAAACTGGCTGGCCCACGCATGTTGGCAATTGGCCCAGATGGCGCAATTTATACCGCCGAACGTGGCGAGGATCGGATTGTACGCTTGCCCGATCGCAACGCCGATGGTTTGGCGGATGGGGTTGAGGTGATTGCTGATGGCTTCGATTCGCCATCGAGCATGATTTTCGACCAAGCTGGCAATTTGTATGTGGCCGAAACTACCAAAGTGATTAAGTTGACTGAGCCTGACGCTGAGGGCAAATATACCCAACGCCAAACGATCATCGATGGCTTACCTGCTGGTGGTCATAGTACTCGCACCTTGTTATTCAGCCCTGATGAAAGCAAGTTGTATGTGGCGGTTGGCTCATCGTGCAATGTCTGTAACGAAGAAGATGAGCGACGGGCAACCGTGATGGAATATGATCCCGATGGCAGCAATGGCCGAATTTATGCCAAGGGCTTGCGCAACGCCGTGGGCATTACTTGGCGGCCTGGCACAAACGAATTGTGGGCTACCAACAATGGTCGCGATATGTTGGGCGACGACCAACCACCAGAAACCGTCAACGTAGCAACTAGTGCTGGCCTGGATTTTGGCTGGCCTCGCTGTCACTCTGGGCGGATTGCCGACCCTGAATTTGGCAAAGCTGCGAATGCCTGCCAAGGTGTTACGCCGCCTGCGGTCGAGATGCAAGCCCACAGCGCCCCGCTCGGCTTGGCGTTTGGTAATGGCAGCAACTTCCCCGAACCCTATCAAAGCGGCTTGTTTGTGGCCTTCCATGGCTCATGGAATCGCTCAAGTCCAACTGGCTATAAAGTGGTGTTTATTCCAGTGACTGATGGCAAAGCTGGCAATGCCCAAGATTTTGCCACAGGCTGGCTGACTGATGCTGGGGCCGTTTGGGGCCGACCAGTTGACGTAATTGTTGGCCGTGACGGCAGTTTGTATATTTCCGATGACGCTGGCGGCGCGATTTACCGCGTCTTTGCCAAATAA